TTTAGTAGGTAATTGGTTATAGTCGAACAAAATTCAACGCAACGGGACAGTTGAGATTAGGAAGGAACAGCCCTGTTGAAAGCTCTGCTGTTTCCATCAAGATTTATCGCTATTTTTTTACTCTGATGAAAAAATATTTAGGGGCGGCTGAATAAGTCTTGTGGTGGGGGAAGAGAGCCGGGGTAGCAGGGGGAGCAGAGGGAGCAGGGGTAGCAATGGTACATTTTCCCTGATAGTGGTGCAAGGATATGAAAGGGTTTGACCTTTTTTCCTTGAAGAAGAGCAAATATCAATGCCACTCAAAGCCTTGATAGTTAATGGTTTCGGCTTTATGCAGCAAGCCATAGTTAGTCGATAAAATATTTCTGTAACAAACGATACTTTTTATCAGCTTTGCTAACATCCCCAGCTTCCAGACGCGCTATGGCGCGTCTCTACTCCGTCTGAATCAGGACTCTCATTAGGATGCAAGTGCAACTGAAATCTTGCGCTCTAGGGAGTAAATCGGTTTATTGCGAGTCATCATAAATTTTCTCAATTTTTACTCCTATGGGTTGAGTAAAATCTAGGGGTGAAGACTGGCTATTATAAACAAAATTGTTTAATATTAATAGTGTCATTAGCCAAGGCATTTACTGTTCAAGAGGATTATGCTCATGACTTGGCAACATTACTACACTTATATTAGCTTCTTTGTCCTCAGTCTGTTGTGGAACATCCTGCCGATTGAGGGGCTACCCGTGCAGGCGCAAGAGGTTATGCCGGGTAGAACGTTAGCCAGTCGGTCGATGGTGACGGTAAGTTTCACACCGCCATCAACGGGTGAGCCACTCTTACCCAACAATAGACAAGGAGGAGGAACTCGTGATGGTGGATGTCCTCAAGACGCCAAGGCACTTGACCCAAGGATTACCCCTGTAATGCCCACGACTCGCCAAGGATTGACCGTTGCAGAGCGCCCGACATTTTTTGTTTACGTCCCTAAAACCACAGCAAAGCAGGCACTCTTTGTGCTTAAGGACGAAAATGAGGATTATTATTACGAAACAACCTTGCCCATGCCCAAACAAGCAGGGATTCTGCGCCTAAAGCTCCCCGATGAAGCATCCAAGCTAGAAGTTGGTAAAACGTATCATTGGTCATTTCTGATGATTTGTGGCGCACAAGTTACGCCCGATAGTCCCGGAGTCCAAGGCGTGATTAAACGGATTAAGCCGAATGGAACATTAAATCAGCTAGACGGAGAACCTTTGCTGGAACAGGCTCTCCAGTATGGGGCAAATGGCATTTGGTTCGATACTCTAACAACCCTGGCTCAACTTAGACAATCTAATCCACAGGATTCCTCCTTTCAAGTGGCTTGGGCAGACTTATTGAAATCGGTGGGACTCGACGCGATCGCGACTCAGCCCTTGGTTAATTGATATCAGTTTGTGGGGGCGCTCTTTAATGATTTAAATAATACAGTCCCCTTTCTGAGATTAACGATTGAGACTGGGGCGAGTCGAGACAGGTTAATTCTTACCCTCCACATTTATGCAGCGACTCGCCCCTACAACCCCTGCTTTCCAGACGCTTCTGGATCGCATCTCTACAGGCTTCCTCTGCTTCCCCGAGTCTCTACTCGGTTA
The nucleotide sequence above comes from Coleofasciculus chthonoplastes PCC 7420. Encoded proteins:
- a CDS encoding DUF928 domain-containing protein — protein: MTWQHYYTYISFFVLSLLWNILPIEGLPVQAQEVMPGRTLASRSMVTVSFTPPSTGEPLLPNNRQGGGTRDGGCPQDAKALDPRITPVMPTTRQGLTVAERPTFFVYVPKTTAKQALFVLKDENEDYYYETTLPMPKQAGILRLKLPDEASKLEVGKTYHWSFLMICGAQVTPDSPGVQGVIKRIKPNGTLNQLDGEPLLEQALQYGANGIWFDTLTTLAQLRQSNPQDSSFQVAWADLLKSVGLDAIATQPLVN